In Chthonomonadales bacterium, a single window of DNA contains:
- a CDS encoding twin-arginine translocase TatA/TatE family subunit yields the protein MGLGTQEMLIILAIVLVLFGSTKIPELMRGLGSGMREFKKGLNEDEEADANAKETKTP from the coding sequence ATTGGCCTGGGCACGCAGGAGATGCTGATCATCCTGGCGATCGTCCTGGTGCTCTTTGGCAGCACGAAGATACCGGAGTTGATGCGCGGGCTCGGCTCGGGCATGCGCGAGTTCAAGAAGGGTTTGAACGAAGACGAAGAGGCCGACGCCAACGCGAAGGAAACCAAGACCCCGTAG
- the secG gene encoding preprotein translocase subunit SecG, translated as MSILNGLLSIVQVALALGVIFIVAIQQTKNEGLGGTIGGKVTSSFKGKPAFEDRLNEWTRYLGIGFIVASILVAVTMNR; from the coding sequence GTGTCGATCCTGAATGGGCTGTTGAGCATCGTGCAGGTCGCCCTGGCGCTCGGAGTCATCTTCATCGTCGCCATCCAGCAGACGAAGAACGAGGGCCTCGGCGGCACCATCGGCGGCAAGGTTACCTCCTCGTTCAAGGGAAAGCCCGCGTTCGAGGATCGCCTGAACGAGTGGACCCGGTATCTGGGGATCGGCTTCATCGTCGCCAGCATCTTGGTCGCCGTCACGATGAACCGGTGA